From one Doryrhamphus excisus isolate RoL2022-K1 chromosome 9, RoL_Dexc_1.0, whole genome shotgun sequence genomic stretch:
- the olig1 gene encoding oligodendrocyte transcription factor 1, with amino-acid sequence MNMLSNQMLRTSQEPLPSVQDLARCPPALASRLSLQGGSRSSKVPPKELCPEEQQELRRKINSRERKRMQDLNVAMDALREVMVPYAASPSSGSCAPPHQPGAPSGRRLSKISTLVLARNYILLLGSSLHEMRRLLGELSAGAGPGLGPRLLLTGGWPLVSGSGQLLLARESFATSSSPAALKCPLLSPMEAPPPPVRWASGVPSGVPLCPCSVCRLPRFSPPASPPRFPK; translated from the coding sequence ATGAACATGCTGTCCAACCAGATGCTCAGAACCTCCCAGGAGCCCCTTCCGTCCGTCCAGGACTTGGCCCGCTGCCCCCCTGCTTTGGCCTCCCGCCTGAGCCTCCAGGGGGGGTCGCGCTCCTCCAAAGTTCCCCCAAAGGAGCTGTGCCCAGAGGAGCAGCAGGAGCTGAGGCGGAAGATCAACAGCCGGGAGAGGAAAAGAATGCAGGACTTGAACGTGGCCATGGACGCCCTGAGGGAGGTGATGGTACCTTACGCCGCCTCTCCTTCCTCAGGTTCATGCGCACCCCCCCATCAGCCGGGCGCCCCTTCAGGACGCAGGCTCTCCAAAATCTCCACACTGGTTCTGGCCCGGAATTACATCCTACTGTTGGGGTCGTCTCTGCACGAGATGAGGCGCCTGCTGGGTGAGCTGAGTGCGGGTGCAGGACCAGGATTGGGCCCTCGGCTGCTGCTGACGGGGGGCTGGCCCCTTGTCTCTGGATCCGGTCAGCTCCTCCTCGCGCGGGAGTCCTtcgccacctcctcctcccccgCTGCCCTGAAGTGTCCCCTTCTGTCCCCCATGGAAGCGCCGCCGCCCCCTGTGCGGTGGGCATCAGGGGTGCCTTCAGGGGTGCCTCTGTGCCCGTGCAGCGTGTGCAGACTGCCTAGGTTCAGCCCCCCTGCCTCCCCTCCGAGATTCCCAAAGTGA